A genomic segment from Dietzia psychralcaliphila encodes:
- a CDS encoding pirin family protein — protein sequence MSAIRQVVPLGAQWPGVDPFLFAVHHRDEFPAAEGRTMRPAASLEGRSIGGDFSGKDGWSMYHGSDVPGFPQHPHRGFETVTVVLDGVVDHSDSLGAAARFGHGDTQWLTAGAGISHSEMFPLLNPDGPNTMELFQIWLNLAPEDKAAEPYFDMFWSEDTPVIARGEEGAAARFRVIAGEIDGVRALDPPPHSWAARPENHLAIWIVTLDPGVSTELPAFDPSATRVLYNYGGELTVAAQRLGYDAAVLAPEAVTVTAGTDGAAFLVLQARPIGAPVVQQGPFVGNTREDIVTAMEEYRAGVFGTWHLDRNDPVHAHDETRFARYPDGREKRPVSSR from the coding sequence ATGTCCGCCATCCGTCAGGTCGTCCCGCTGGGCGCGCAGTGGCCGGGCGTCGACCCGTTCCTCTTCGCTGTCCACCATCGCGACGAGTTCCCCGCAGCCGAGGGCCGGACCATGCGCCCCGCGGCCTCGCTCGAGGGCAGGTCCATCGGAGGGGACTTCTCCGGCAAGGACGGCTGGTCCATGTACCACGGCTCAGACGTCCCCGGTTTCCCCCAGCACCCGCACCGCGGCTTCGAGACCGTGACGGTGGTCCTCGACGGCGTGGTCGACCACTCCGACTCGCTGGGCGCCGCCGCCCGCTTCGGACACGGTGACACGCAGTGGCTCACCGCAGGTGCGGGCATCTCGCACTCCGAGATGTTCCCGCTGCTGAATCCCGACGGTCCCAACACCATGGAGCTGTTCCAGATCTGGCTCAACCTCGCGCCCGAGGACAAGGCGGCAGAGCCATACTTCGACATGTTCTGGTCCGAGGACACGCCCGTTATCGCCCGCGGCGAGGAGGGGGCCGCCGCGCGGTTCCGGGTGATCGCCGGAGAGATCGACGGCGTGCGCGCGCTCGACCCGCCACCGCACTCCTGGGCCGCGCGCCCGGAGAACCACCTCGCCATCTGGATCGTCACCCTCGACCCCGGCGTCAGCACCGAACTCCCCGCGTTCGATCCGTCCGCCACCCGGGTCCTGTACAACTACGGCGGCGAGTTGACCGTCGCAGCGCAGCGGCTCGGCTACGACGCCGCCGTGCTCGCCCCCGAGGCCGTCACGGTGACCGCGGGCACGGACGGCGCGGCGTTCCTCGTGCTCCAGGCCCGTCCGATCGGCGCACCCGTGGTCCAGCAGGGTCCGTTCGTCGGCAACACCCGCGAGGACATCGTGACCGCCATGGAGGAGTACCGGGCCGGGGTGTTCGGCACCTGGCACCTGGACCGGAACGATCCCGTCCACGCTCACGACGAGACCCGCTTCGCCCGCTACCCGGACGGCAGGGAGAAGCGACCGGTCAGCTCCCGCTGA
- a CDS encoding YdcF family protein produces MARTQIRLAAVAATAALALGVGAGTASAGSAEIPSGVALYNGLTMLGCQNVDPSMLQVCGGLEALTSDDPAVLTVNPFTTDIVILGAGLFPDGGIRPVLDERLRTGFRLAQEYPTARIIVTGGVPQNGRTEARAMGDWLRGAGVAPWRITEEGNSNSTVQNAQFTDRIFRERGTTGAVVVSTGDHVQRAVLNFRQAVDGRIPVTGVVARG; encoded by the coding sequence GTGGCTAGGACACAGATCCGTCTCGCCGCAGTCGCGGCCACGGCGGCGCTCGCGCTGGGCGTAGGGGCCGGCACCGCATCCGCGGGCTCCGCGGAGATACCCTCGGGCGTCGCGCTCTACAACGGCCTCACCATGTTGGGGTGTCAGAACGTCGACCCGTCCATGCTGCAGGTGTGCGGAGGGCTGGAGGCTCTCACGAGCGACGATCCTGCGGTACTCACGGTCAACCCGTTCACCACGGACATCGTCATCCTGGGCGCGGGCCTGTTCCCGGACGGCGGCATCCGACCGGTGCTCGACGAGCGTCTGAGGACCGGCTTCCGGCTGGCGCAGGAGTACCCCACCGCCCGCATCATCGTGACCGGTGGCGTTCCGCAGAACGGCCGCACCGAGGCCCGGGCGATGGGCGACTGGCTCCGCGGCGCCGGCGTCGCACCGTGGCGGATCACGGAGGAGGGGAACTCCAACTCCACCGTCCAGAACGCCCAGTTCACCGACCGTATCTTCCGCGAGCGCGGGACCACCGGCGCGGTCGTGGTCTCCACCGGCGATCACGTGCAGCGCGCGGTGCTCAACTTCCGTCAGGCCGTCGACGGCCGGATACCGGTGACCGGAGTGGTGGCCCGGGGTTGA
- a CDS encoding DNA-3-methyladenine glycosylase family protein yields MPAGYDKSTAVRHLYVADPQLGRHIDTVGPCTLTPAPDIGPHTLFDRLASSILSQQLSVKAAATIAGRLRDQAAGPHHLDPGRVAALSDEELRACGISRPKVAALRDLADAVETGRIPTLAELTGLDDDEVVTSLTTVRGVGRWTVEMLLIFLLDRPDVFPVADVGVRRGFERVTGLDETPTATQMLTRAESWAPYRSVASWYLWRAVDQTGQAVPAPPPRPVR; encoded by the coding sequence ATGCCCGCAGGATACGACAAATCGACGGCCGTTCGACACCTCTACGTGGCGGACCCCCAGCTCGGGCGGCACATCGACACCGTCGGTCCGTGCACCCTCACGCCCGCCCCCGATATCGGACCGCACACCCTGTTCGACCGCCTGGCCTCCTCGATCCTGTCCCAGCAGCTGTCGGTCAAGGCCGCCGCGACGATCGCCGGCCGGCTCCGGGACCAGGCGGCCGGGCCTCATCATCTCGACCCGGGACGCGTCGCCGCCCTGTCCGACGAGGAACTCCGCGCGTGCGGTATCTCCCGCCCCAAGGTCGCCGCGCTGCGCGACCTGGCCGACGCGGTGGAGACCGGTCGGATCCCCACGCTGGCGGAACTGACCGGACTCGACGACGACGAGGTGGTCACCTCCCTGACCACCGTCCGCGGGGTGGGCCGATGGACAGTGGAGATGCTGCTGATCTTCCTATTGGACAGACCCGACGTGTTCCCCGTGGCTGATGTCGGGGTGCGCCGCGGATTCGAGCGCGTCACGGGGCTCGACGAGACCCCCACCGCCACCCAGATGCTCACCCGCGCCGAGAGCTGGGCCCCGTACCGGTCGGTCGCCTCCTGGTACCTGTGGCGGGCGGTCGACCAGACCGGCCAGGCGGTGCCCGCGCCGCCACCGCGTCCTGTCCGGTAG
- the tpx gene encoding thiol peroxidase has protein sequence MATTAFKGNPVTTSGELPAVGSTAPAFDLVGTDLAPVTSESLSGKNVVLNIFPSVDTGVCAQSVRTFNEKATDLDNTAVVNVSADLPFAHKRFAADEGIENASAGSTFRGDFASAYGVEMTDGPLAGLCARSVVVLDADGKVVYTQLVDEITTEPDYDAALAALN, from the coding sequence ATGGCAACCACCGCATTCAAGGGAAACCCCGTCACCACGTCCGGCGAGCTCCCCGCCGTCGGCTCGACCGCTCCGGCCTTCGATCTGGTCGGCACCGACCTGGCACCCGTGACCTCCGAGTCACTCTCGGGCAAGAACGTCGTGCTCAACATCTTCCCCAGTGTCGACACGGGCGTCTGCGCTCAGTCGGTCCGCACCTTCAACGAGAAGGCCACCGACCTGGACAACACCGCGGTCGTCAACGTCTCGGCGGATCTCCCGTTCGCGCACAAGCGATTCGCCGCTGACGAGGGCATCGAGAACGCGTCCGCCGGCTCCACCTTCCGCGGCGACTTCGCGTCGGCGTACGGCGTCGAGATGACCGACGGCCCCCTCGCCGGACTGTGCGCCCGCTCGGTCGTCGTGCTCGACGCCGACGGCAAGGTGGTCTACACCCAGCTCGTCGACGAGATCACCACCGAGCCGGACTACGACGCCGCGCTCGCAGCACTCAACTGA
- a CDS encoding NADPH-dependent FMN reductase — MKIGIILGSIRDERTGESVAEWVAAQAASRPDATYELVDLKAFDVPLLTSATVPGAAQKQYEDERVQRWSDTIDSYDAFVFVTPEYNHSVPGGLKNAFDSLGNEWADKPVAFVSYGAEGGVRAVEHWRQIIANFRMFGVRQQVSLSLFTEFGPEGVEPAERRADELATLFGQLEEATRRFSLVGSTV, encoded by the coding sequence ATGAAGATCGGCATCATCCTGGGCAGTATCCGTGACGAGCGGACCGGTGAGTCCGTGGCCGAGTGGGTCGCGGCGCAGGCGGCGTCGCGACCGGACGCTACCTACGAACTGGTCGACCTCAAGGCCTTCGACGTCCCACTGCTCACCTCGGCCACCGTGCCGGGTGCGGCGCAGAAGCAGTACGAGGACGAGCGGGTGCAGCGCTGGAGCGACACGATCGACTCCTACGACGCCTTCGTCTTTGTGACCCCCGAGTACAACCACAGCGTCCCCGGCGGCCTCAAGAACGCCTTCGACTCGCTCGGCAACGAGTGGGCGGACAAGCCGGTCGCCTTTGTCTCGTACGGCGCCGAGGGTGGCGTGCGCGCGGTCGAGCACTGGCGCCAGATCATCGCCAACTTCCGCATGTTCGGCGTCCGCCAGCAGGTCTCGCTGAGCCTGTTCACCGAGTTCGGCCCGGAGGGTGTCGAGCCGGCCGAGCGCCGGGCCGATGAGCTCGCCACGCTGTTCGGCCAGCTCGAGGAGGCCACGCGCCGCTTCTCCCTGGTGGGTTCCACCGTCTGA
- a CDS encoding PaaI family thioesterase, whose amino-acid sequence MRESTHHGPEPRLGLTFSQADDGTVSWHQPVADQFVDPSGRFATGGLAVLVDSGLGAENHRHRPEGMWTVTTELRLDLLARPREGSTGLGVRTDHLGDDGHCLTTRGDVLDDDGRVVAAGLVKSMEIAGVVDPDDYDDEPPWPSALAPGTLAEVLCLTMTHHDDGPAGTRAVEAVIAPEPALANPLGNLHGGVFAAVAEVAGSAVFPHEREVSSSSLDVRYVRQIPLVGPVTVRAEALHDGRSWGIAQAVTRDERGRVCAVASVTVYGRR is encoded by the coding sequence ATGAGGGAATCGACGCACCACGGCCCGGAACCACGACTGGGGCTGACCTTCAGCCAGGCCGACGACGGCACCGTGAGCTGGCATCAGCCGGTCGCCGACCAGTTCGTGGACCCGTCCGGTCGCTTCGCCACGGGGGGACTGGCCGTGTTGGTCGACTCCGGCCTCGGCGCCGAGAACCACCGCCACCGGCCCGAGGGGATGTGGACCGTCACCACCGAGCTCCGCCTGGACCTGCTGGCGCGCCCCCGCGAGGGGTCGACCGGGTTGGGCGTGCGCACGGACCACCTGGGCGACGACGGTCATTGCCTCACCACGCGGGGCGACGTACTCGACGATGACGGCCGAGTGGTCGCCGCGGGACTGGTCAAGTCGATGGAGATCGCCGGGGTCGTGGACCCGGACGACTATGACGACGAGCCGCCCTGGCCTTCCGCGCTGGCGCCGGGAACGCTGGCCGAGGTGCTGTGCCTGACGATGACGCACCACGATGACGGCCCGGCGGGCACCCGCGCGGTGGAGGCCGTGATCGCTCCCGAGCCGGCGTTGGCCAATCCGCTGGGCAACCTGCACGGAGGGGTCTTCGCCGCCGTGGCGGAGGTGGCCGGTTCAGCGGTGTTCCCGCACGAGCGGGAGGTCAGCTCGTCGTCGCTCGACGTGCGATACGTGCGTCAGATCCCGCTCGTCGGCCCGGTCACGGTGCGCGCCGAGGCGCTCCACGACGGCCGGAGCTGGGGGATCGCGCAGGCGGTCACGCGGGACGAGCGTGGACGGGTGTGCGCGGTGGCGTCGGTCACTGTCTACGGGAGGCGCTAG